A region from the Candidatus Methylomirabilota bacterium genome encodes:
- a CDS encoding anti-sigma factor — translation MNCHETRERLSDLLDEALAAPERAEVGVHLDGCPDCRRELDRLRATVSLLSRVERPRAPVGFVDRVIAAARPVPWYQRLGRRFFLPLNIKLPAQAAAMLLIAVLGVYLLQRTPELRDAARPELQSPAARSEPSGTTTAAPTPPPAPDRKDLKAGKVDSGNLSEPAPLAAREAENTVRAERRLDSPQSSPPLTQEYKQEPKKEADADRLQKAGAPAASPAEPRAKSRDAAEGQSGTLAPTPPAMSAKRQSAMSSVLGRLIVKNRPAAEQGLADLLARLGGSETGRRQELEATVVEVLVPEARYADFVRGLTTLGAFTPEGQPVALPTEPPQIRLSIRITE, via the coding sequence ATGAACTGCCACGAGACGCGAGAGCGGCTGTCCGACTTGCTCGACGAGGCCTTGGCCGCGCCCGAGCGCGCCGAGGTTGGGGTCCACCTCGACGGCTGCCCGGACTGCCGCCGGGAGCTCGATCGGCTGCGGGCGACAGTCTCACTCCTCTCGCGGGTCGAGCGTCCACGGGCGCCGGTGGGCTTCGTCGACCGCGTGATAGCTGCGGCCCGTCCCGTGCCGTGGTATCAGAGGCTCGGGCGCCGGTTCTTCCTGCCGCTGAACATCAAGCTGCCTGCCCAGGCCGCGGCCATGTTGCTCATCGCCGTCCTCGGCGTCTATCTTCTCCAGCGCACTCCCGAGCTGAGGGACGCGGCGCGGCCCGAGCTCCAATCGCCCGCGGCCCGGTCGGAACCTTCCGGCACGACGACGGCCGCGCCGACTCCGCCGCCGGCCCCGGACCGGAAGGACTTGAAGGCGGGCAAGGTCGATTCGGGGAATTTGTCCGAGCCCGCGCCACTGGCTGCGCGCGAGGCCGAGAACACCGTGCGCGCCGAGCGGCGGCTCGACTCCCCGCAGTCGTCGCCTCCTTTGACGCAGGAGTACAAGCAGGAGCCCAAGAAGGAAGCTGACGCCGATCGTCTCCAAAAGGCGGGCGCTCCCGCCGCGTCTCCCGCTGAACCGCGGGCGAAGAGTCGGGACGCGGCCGAGGGACAGTCCGGGACGCTCGCCCCGACGCCGCCGGCGATGTCGGCCAAGCGCCAGTCGGCCATGTCGAGCGTGCTTGGCCGTCTCATCGTCAAGAACCGTCCGGCGGCCGAGCAGGGCCTGGCCGATCTCCTCGCGCGCCTCGGGGGCAGCGAGACCGGGCGCCGGCAGGAGCTGGAGGCGACGGTGGTCGAAGTCCTGGTCCCGGAAGCCCGCTACGCCGACTTCGTCCGCGGCCTCACGACACTCGGAGCCTTCACGCCTGAGGGCCAACCGGTGGCGCTGCCCACAGAGCCCCCGCAGATCCGCCTCAGCATTCGCATCACCGAGTAG
- a CDS encoding sigma-70 family RNA polymerase sigma factor, which yields MREGDAADAPEFLDRLRAGDARAFEDLVASHQHRVFGVALRMLGGAAEAEEVAQEAFLRAHRSLGEFRGDAKLSTWLYTIVSRLCLNRLASGDRRAVRHGEAVLLRVADEGAGPEVRAERRELERALHRAIAELPEERRVVIVLRDLEGLSYEEIALALGLELGTVRSRLHRARMELKDKLGRFLP from the coding sequence GTGCGGGAAGGAGATGCCGCCGATGCCCCGGAATTCCTCGACAGGCTGCGGGCGGGCGACGCGCGGGCCTTCGAAGATCTCGTCGCCTCCCACCAGCACCGCGTCTTCGGCGTGGCCCTGCGCATGCTCGGCGGCGCGGCCGAAGCCGAAGAGGTGGCGCAGGAAGCCTTCCTCCGCGCGCACCGGAGCCTTGGCGAATTCCGCGGGGATGCCAAGCTCTCCACGTGGCTCTACACCATCGTCTCCCGACTCTGCCTCAACCGGCTGGCGTCGGGAGATCGCAGGGCGGTCCGTCACGGCGAAGCGGTCCTGCTTCGGGTGGCCGATGAGGGCGCCGGGCCCGAGGTCCGTGCGGAGCGCCGCGAGCTTGAACGGGCGCTCCACCGCGCCATCGCGGAGCTGCCCGAGGAGCGCCGGGTCGTGATCGTCCTGAGAGATCTCGAAGGCCTCTCCTACGAGGAGATCGCCCTGGCGCTCGGTCTCGAACTCGGTACGGTCCGGTCGCGGCTTCACCGGGCCCGCATGGAACTCAAGGACAAGCTCGGGCGATTCCTGCCATGA